One Campylobacter sp. RM16192 genomic region harbors:
- a CDS encoding TIGR04282 family arsenosugar biosynthesis glycosyltransferase, with product MNTEKALIFFTRVPLPKRTKTRLLDFLTPSQTVKLHKKLILDINEELKKLKNTQIFVFYTPEDKKEILYNLLKSEYEFYPQSGDDLAQKMLNAFKQIRSLGFKKILLIGSDIVDISAKHISRCFDLLAQNNAVITPTFDGGYCLLGLQDVNIKNMYDIFSSNYSVRNTVYYGICSKFVELGIKTCKTKALRDIDTKEDIFAYILGVKTVKHLASGEYNINYKFKKSGENFVFRINTKSQIGLKNQIKYEYDALKILEISDVTPKPIRYFPPNLFLPRGAMSMQFLPGRPLRYDSDLDIASSMLAKIHSVKIPPKHSFIIAQRPLQVMMDECEKMSSIYLNSNFKKQNVSEFLQALIKVLKWFNLDREIKDPCIINTELNSGNFLINEGKKSYIIDWEKPIIGEKEQDLAHFLAPTTTFWKTDVILDLEEMQNFLDKYERILPVDRAKFNEYLGMTFLRGLSWCAMAYVEYQGSRAIKNQTTYKKINEYLSDKFLSILHSKFLKDIL from the coding sequence ATGAATACCGAAAAAGCACTAATATTTTTTACTAGAGTTCCATTACCAAAACGCACTAAAACTAGACTACTTGACTTTTTAACTCCAAGCCAAACCGTAAAACTTCATAAAAAACTAATATTAGATATAAACGAAGAGTTAAAAAAGCTAAAAAATACTCAAATATTCGTATTTTACACACCTGAAGATAAAAAAGAAATTTTATATAACTTGCTAAAAAGCGAGTATGAATTTTATCCTCAAAGCGGCGATGATTTAGCCCAAAAAATGTTAAATGCTTTTAAGCAAATAAGATCGTTGGGATTTAAAAAAATTTTACTTATCGGAAGTGACATTGTAGATATTAGTGCTAAGCATATAAGTAGATGTTTTGATTTGCTTGCTCAAAACAATGCTGTAATTACACCAACCTTTGACGGAGGGTATTGCTTGCTTGGGCTACAAGATGTAAATATTAAAAATATGTATGATATTTTTAGCTCCAACTATAGTGTTAGAAACACTGTTTATTATGGAATATGCAGTAAATTTGTAGAGCTTGGAATTAAAACTTGCAAAACGAAAGCTTTGCGAGACATAGACACCAAAGAGGATATTTTTGCATATATTTTAGGAGTTAAAACAGTAAAGCATTTGGCAAGCGGCGAATACAATATAAACTATAAATTTAAAAAATCAGGTGAAAATTTTGTATTTCGTATAAATACTAAATCGCAAATTGGTTTAAAAAACCAGATTAAGTACGAATATGATGCTCTTAAAATTTTAGAAATTTCAGATGTAACGCCAAAGCCTATTAGATATTTTCCGCCAAATCTGTTTTTGCCGCGAGGGGCGATGAGTATGCAGTTTTTGCCGGGTCGTCCTTTAAGATATGATAGTGATTTGGATATCGCATCTAGTATGCTAGCTAAAATTCACTCTGTTAAAATTCCGCCCAAGCATAGCTTTATAATCGCACAAAGACCTTTACAAGTAATGATGGATGAGTGCGAAAAGATGTCTAGCATTTATCTTAACTCAAATTTTAAAAAACAAAATGTAAGCGAATTTTTGCAAGCATTAATTAAAGTATTAAAATGGTTTAATCTAGATCGTGAGATAAAAGATCCTTGTATAATAAACACTGAGCTAAATTCAGGAAATTTCTTAATAAACGAAGGCAAAAAATCCTATATCATAGACTGGGAAAAACCTATAATTGGAGAAAAAGAGCAGGATTTGGCCCACTTTCTAGCCCCAACCACTACATTTTGGAAGACTGATGTCATACTTGATTTGGAGGAAATGCAAAATTTTCTAGATAAGTATGAGCGTATTTTGCCTGTTGATAGAGCTAAATTTAACGAGTATCTAGGTATGACTTTCTTGCGAGGTCTTAGTTGGTGTGCAATGGCCTATGTTGAATATCAAGGTAGCCGAGCTATCAAAAATCAAACTACTTATAAAAAGATCAATGAATATCTTAGCGACAAGTTTTTGTCGATTTTACATTCGAAGTTTTTAAAGGATATCCTATGA